A region from the Etheostoma spectabile isolate EspeVRDwgs_2016 chromosome 9, UIUC_Espe_1.0, whole genome shotgun sequence genome encodes:
- the plpp3 gene encoding phospholipid phosphatase 3 isoform X1 produces the protein MQKYMYEKAMAQETRNGGTSTLNNNNGVNNSKKKLLIALDIFCLLLASLPFLIIETSTIKPYQRGFYCSDESIRFPRKEGDTISDAVLCGVGILIAIFSIVIGECFRIHQLHEGTKAFVGNPYVAALYKQMGVFLFGCAVSQSFTDIAKVSVGRMRPHFLDVCKPNFSTIDCSLGYITNYTCTGTESDVQEARKSFFSGHASFSMFTMLYLAFYLQSRFSWRGARLLRPLLQFTLLMMAFYTGLSRISDHKHHPTDVLAGFVQGALVAYCIVFYVSDLFKPRVKPATPPPSPIKKELLPSSDIIERNNHHNMV, from the exons ATGCAAAAGTACATGTATGAGAAAGCAATGGCACAAGAGACAAGGAACGGAGGGACCTCTACGTTAAATAACAACAATGGTGTTAACAACAGTAAGAAGAAGCTGCTGATTGCGCTCGACATCTTCTGCCTTCTACTTG CTAGCCTGCCTTTCCTGATCATTGAGACTAGCACCATAAAGCCGTACCAGCGCGGGTTTTACTGTTCGGACGAGTCCATCCGCTTCCCCCGAAAAGAGGGAGACACCATTAGCGATGCCGTGCTTTGTGGTGTTGGCATTCTTATTGCCATCTTCTCT attGTGATTGGCGAATGCTTCAGGATCCACCAACTACATGAGGGAACCAAGGCTTTTGTCGGGAATCCCTATGTTGCAGCCCTCTACAAGCAG ATGGGTGTGTTTCTCTTTGGATGTGCCGTCAGCCAGTCGTTTACAGACATTGCCAAGGTGTCGGTGGGCCGTATGAGGCCCCACTTCTTAGACGTGTGTAAACCCAATTTCTCCACCATCGACTGTTCACTGGGATACATCACCAACTATACCTGCACTGGCACAGAGAGCGATGTACAGGAGGCCAG GAAATCCTTCTTCTCAGGACATGcctctttttcaatgtttaccATGCTCTACCTGGCT TTCTATCTCCAGTCCAGGTTTTCATGGCGTGGCGCTCGTCTCCTCCGCCCGCTGCTCCAGTTCACCCTGTTGATGATGGCGTTCTACACCGGCCTGTCGCGCATCTCCGACCACAAGCACCACCCGACCGATGTCCTTGCAGGCTTTGTGCAGGGAGCCCTGGTGGCCTACTGCATA GTGTTCTACGTGTCCGACCTGTTCAAGCCCAGGGTGAAACCAGCCACGCCCCCGCCCTCCCCCATCAAGAAGGAGCTGCTCCCTTCGTCCGACATCATCGAGAGGAACAACCACCACAACATGGTGTGA
- the plpp3 gene encoding phospholipid phosphatase 3 isoform X2, with translation MQKYMYEKAMAQETRNGGTSTLNNNNGVNNSKKKLLIALDIFCLLLAMLPSLVLHRTSVRPYERGFYCSDSSLRYPYKKSTVPSSVLTSVGLTLPMVSIVIGECFRIHQLHEGTKAFVGNPYVAALYKQMGVFLFGCAVSQSFTDIAKVSVGRMRPHFLDVCKPNFSTIDCSLGYITNYTCTGTESDVQEARKSFFSGHASFSMFTMLYLAFYLQSRFSWRGARLLRPLLQFTLLMMAFYTGLSRISDHKHHPTDVLAGFVQGALVAYCIVFYVSDLFKPRVKPATPPPSPIKKELLPSSDIIERNNHHNMV, from the exons ATGCAAAAGTACATGTATGAGAAAGCAATGGCACAAGAGACAAGGAACGGAGGGACCTCTACGTTAAATAACAACAATGGTGTTAACAACAGTAAGAAGAAGCTGCTGATTGCGCTCGACATCTTCTGCCTTCTACTTG ctatgCTGCCCAGCCTGGTTCTGCACCGCACCTCTGTTCGTCCATACGAGAGGGGTTTCTACTGCAGTGATTCCAGCCTCAGATACCCCTACAAGAAGAGCACTGTCCCCTCCTCAGTGCTCACTTCTGTTGGGTTGACACTGCCCATGGTGTCC attGTGATTGGCGAATGCTTCAGGATCCACCAACTACATGAGGGAACCAAGGCTTTTGTCGGGAATCCCTATGTTGCAGCCCTCTACAAGCAG ATGGGTGTGTTTCTCTTTGGATGTGCCGTCAGCCAGTCGTTTACAGACATTGCCAAGGTGTCGGTGGGCCGTATGAGGCCCCACTTCTTAGACGTGTGTAAACCCAATTTCTCCACCATCGACTGTTCACTGGGATACATCACCAACTATACCTGCACTGGCACAGAGAGCGATGTACAGGAGGCCAG GAAATCCTTCTTCTCAGGACATGcctctttttcaatgtttaccATGCTCTACCTGGCT TTCTATCTCCAGTCCAGGTTTTCATGGCGTGGCGCTCGTCTCCTCCGCCCGCTGCTCCAGTTCACCCTGTTGATGATGGCGTTCTACACCGGCCTGTCGCGCATCTCCGACCACAAGCACCACCCGACCGATGTCCTTGCAGGCTTTGTGCAGGGAGCCCTGGTGGCCTACTGCATA GTGTTCTACGTGTCCGACCTGTTCAAGCCCAGGGTGAAACCAGCCACGCCCCCGCCCTCCCCCATCAAGAAGGAGCTGCTCCCTTCGTCCGACATCATCGAGAGGAACAACCACCACAACATGGTGTGA